A single Pedobacter sp. PACM 27299 DNA region contains:
- a CDS encoding TonB-dependent receptor — MIIITTCLLQVSAAGFAQRITLSEKNTALVKIIQKIRAQSGYDFMIDSKLLNKAKPVTVNLKGATIEEAMKACLEGQQISFSIENKIVLLNLKESSVIDRLLDYINAIDIKGKVLDESGQGLPGASVKVKGKTQTAVTDANGVFSLKNLSEDDFLQISYVGYVTQELKVSKSADINVKLVPQPSQLGELVVVGFGTQKKANVIGSVAQVSAKEINDRPVSSLSNALTGMLPGVSIIQRSGQPGVTKTSIQVRGVGSFGASAAALILVDGIPVNSFDDIDPNDVENISVLKDASTAAIYGSRASNGVILVTTKTGKSSDGKIKIAYNGYSGTQKATQYPEFVNSAEYASLMNEAVPGAYTPEQIEKYRNGSDPDNYPNVNYADLVFKKSTFQTGHNLSFSNSTQNTQYMLSMGYLYQNGIVKNNDYSRYNLRFNMTNTFRPNLKLTTRLSGAQYLNHEPAPPATLDWTGMLGNISQVMRVPAIYANKLSNGDYGLGVVGKGTPVSYSDNDSFFKDKQTDLLVNTRLDWDIIKDLKLSIIAGYTQLNDNSQRFLANQRLTSKLTLGSGSLNQGNAVNTYKTLQQLAEYKKVIGKHEFGVLLGHSYEYKKFSSFTANRTGYNSNTLTELNAGDANTQKNTGTAAEYALDSYFGRLNYNYAGKYLAEGTIRYDGSSRFPANNKYAGFSAMAVGWRISEESFLKDKLSWLTDLKLKASIGVLGNQNIMLNDTEQDYYPYQGKLTPGKNYPFGGALSSGVAYVTLTDPNIHWESTRTKDAGVDATLFKGKLNLTATYFDRYTYDILVSPSGSVSNVLGFGVGVQNSGKLSNKGWEFTAAYRDQIGEFAYNISTNLSIINNKVLDLGVGNITQLNGLTGNGSTLFIGSPMQLYYGYVAEGLFKDANDIANYADQKTINPKVQPGDIRYKDISGPNGVPDGKVDAIYDRKVLGSRIPKYSYGINLGASYRNFDFSVLLQGVAKVNGYLSNYAGYAFYQNGNIQKWQAENHWSAANPDPNAKYPRLEAITNQGTPNTLTSSFWMLNGNYLKVRNVQLGYKFNGLGLKKAGIENLRVYLTAQNPLAFSKYPKGWDPEINTEGDYYPIMANYTLGLNINF; from the coding sequence ATGATTATAATAACCACTTGCCTGCTGCAGGTAAGTGCTGCTGGTTTTGCACAGAGAATTACCCTTTCTGAGAAAAATACGGCATTAGTAAAGATTATCCAAAAAATAAGGGCACAAAGCGGCTATGATTTTATGATCGATAGCAAGCTGTTGAATAAGGCAAAACCGGTGACGGTTAATTTGAAAGGTGCCACAATAGAAGAGGCGATGAAAGCCTGTTTGGAAGGGCAGCAGATTAGCTTTTCTATTGAAAATAAAATCGTCCTGCTCAATCTTAAAGAAAGCTCAGTGATTGACCGCCTGCTGGATTATATCAATGCCATAGACATCAAAGGAAAGGTATTAGATGAAAGTGGACAGGGTCTCCCCGGCGCCAGTGTCAAGGTAAAAGGGAAAACTCAAACGGCCGTGACGGATGCAAATGGGGTATTCTCTTTAAAGAACTTATCGGAAGATGATTTTCTGCAGATTTCTTATGTTGGCTATGTCACGCAAGAACTGAAAGTTTCAAAATCAGCAGACATTAATGTTAAACTGGTGCCACAGCCTTCACAGTTGGGAGAGCTAGTAGTGGTCGGTTTTGGAACGCAAAAGAAAGCTAATGTGATCGGATCGGTGGCACAGGTTTCTGCAAAAGAGATCAACGACCGCCCGGTGAGCTCTTTGTCGAACGCCTTAACAGGGATGCTGCCTGGGGTGAGTATTATTCAGCGCAGTGGGCAGCCAGGTGTCACCAAAACTTCCATTCAGGTGAGGGGAGTTGGCTCTTTTGGTGCCAGTGCAGCAGCTTTGATTTTGGTGGATGGGATTCCGGTAAATTCATTTGATGATATCGATCCGAACGACGTAGAAAATATCTCCGTTCTAAAGGATGCTTCTACTGCCGCAATCTACGGTTCACGCGCTTCTAACGGCGTAATCCTGGTGACCACCAAAACAGGTAAAAGCAGTGATGGCAAGATAAAAATCGCCTATAATGGCTATTCTGGAACGCAAAAAGCAACGCAGTATCCGGAGTTTGTCAATTCTGCAGAATATGCCAGCTTAATGAATGAAGCAGTTCCTGGTGCTTATACGCCAGAACAGATTGAGAAATACAGAAATGGTTCTGATCCGGATAACTATCCGAATGTCAATTATGCGGACCTGGTGTTTAAGAAATCTACTTTTCAAACCGGTCATAACCTGTCCTTTTCCAACAGTACCCAGAACACGCAATATATGCTGTCTATGGGCTACCTGTATCAAAATGGAATTGTAAAAAACAACGACTACAGCCGTTACAATCTGCGTTTTAACATGACCAATACTTTTAGGCCAAACTTGAAATTAACGACCCGTTTGTCTGGCGCGCAATACCTGAACCATGAGCCTGCACCACCGGCTACCTTAGATTGGACCGGCATGCTGGGTAATATCAGTCAGGTGATGCGGGTGCCAGCCATTTATGCGAATAAACTGAGCAATGGAGATTATGGACTAGGTGTAGTCGGTAAAGGGACGCCTGTTTCTTACTCCGATAACGATTCCTTTTTCAAGGATAAACAAACCGATCTATTGGTCAACACCCGTTTGGATTGGGACATCATCAAAGACTTGAAGTTGTCTATTATTGCAGGGTATACGCAGTTGAATGATAATTCTCAGCGTTTCCTGGCCAATCAGCGCCTGACTTCGAAGCTCACTTTAGGTTCCGGATCATTAAATCAGGGAAATGCAGTCAATACTTATAAGACTTTGCAGCAGCTGGCAGAATATAAAAAAGTGATCGGTAAGCATGAGTTCGGTGTACTGCTGGGGCACTCTTATGAATATAAAAAGTTCTCTTCTTTTACTGCAAACCGGACAGGTTACAATAGCAATACGCTGACAGAGCTCAATGCCGGTGATGCCAATACGCAGAAGAATACAGGAACAGCTGCAGAGTACGCACTGGATTCTTATTTCGGCAGGTTAAATTATAACTATGCTGGCAAATACCTTGCAGAAGGAACAATCAGGTATGATGGTTCTTCCCGTTTTCCTGCAAATAACAAATATGCAGGTTTCTCTGCGATGGCGGTAGGCTGGAGGATTTCTGAGGAATCCTTTTTGAAAGACAAGCTAAGCTGGCTGACGGATTTGAAGTTAAAGGCCTCGATAGGGGTGCTGGGCAATCAGAATATTATGTTAAATGATACCGAACAGGATTATTATCCTTACCAGGGAAAATTAACGCCGGGTAAGAATTATCCTTTTGGTGGAGCGCTTTCTTCCGGGGTCGCTTATGTGACCTTAACTGATCCAAACATTCACTGGGAATCTACCAGGACTAAGGATGCGGGAGTAGATGCGACTTTATTTAAAGGGAAGTTAAACCTGACTGCAACTTATTTCGACCGTTATACTTATGATATCTTAGTGAGTCCGTCGGGTAGTGTATCCAATGTATTGGGCTTTGGCGTAGGGGTGCAGAACTCTGGAAAGCTGAGCAACAAAGGCTGGGAATTTACCGCGGCTTATCGGGATCAGATTGGTGAATTTGCTTATAACATCAGTACCAACCTTTCCATTATCAACAATAAGGTACTTGACCTTGGCGTAGGAAATATTACCCAGCTGAATGGATTAACAGGGAATGGAAGTACTTTGTTTATCGGCTCTCCAATGCAGCTTTACTATGGGTACGTAGCTGAAGGTTTATTCAAAGATGCCAATGACATCGCCAATTACGCGGATCAGAAAACGATCAATCCAAAAGTACAGCCTGGAGATATTCGTTACAAAGACATCAGTGGACCCAATGGCGTGCCCGATGGTAAAGTCGATGCTATTTACGACCGTAAGGTGCTAGGCAGTAGAATCCCTAAGTATAGTTACGGCATCAATCTGGGCGCGAGTTACCGTAATTTTGACTTCTCTGTACTCCTGCAAGGGGTAGCGAAAGTAAATGGCTACCTCAGCAATTATGCGGGTTATGCTTTCTATCAGAATGGCAATATTCAAAAATGGCAGGCAGAAAACCACTGGTCGGCGGCCAATCCTGATCCAAATGCCAAATATCCTCGCCTGGAAGCGATCACCAATCAAGGGACGCCAAATACGCTGACTTCCTCTTTCTGGATGCTGAATGGAAATTACCTGAAAGTACGAAACGTACAGCTGGGGTATAAGTTCAATGGCCTAGGACTGAAAAAAGCAGGCATAGAGAACCTTAGGGTATACCTGACAGCACAAAATCCATTGGCATTTAGTAAATATCCAAAAGGCTGGGATCCGGAGATCAATACCGAGGGTGATTATTATCCTATTATGGCGAATTATACGCTAGGTCTAAATATTAATTTCTAA
- a CDS encoding RNA polymerase sigma-70 factor: MGNYSNLSDEELVDFIKTDNEIAFVELYKRHWEGLYKFCFQILQDQDAAKDVLQEVFVWFWTHRSELKVYAIRSYLYVAVKHKVVNYIRKDHTRNNFYERIKIESLDTVFVDSSLEVKELIAFIRDFTSDLPDKCRQVFEMSRTEYLSNKEIASRLNISEKTVETHLTTALNKLRKKMGRSSAWMLFLS; this comes from the coding sequence ATGGGGAATTACAGTAATCTTTCTGATGAGGAGTTGGTTGATTTTATCAAAACCGATAATGAGATCGCGTTTGTAGAACTTTACAAGCGTCATTGGGAAGGATTGTATAAGTTTTGCTTTCAAATCCTTCAGGATCAGGATGCAGCAAAAGATGTTTTGCAGGAGGTATTTGTCTGGTTCTGGACGCACCGCAGCGAATTAAAGGTCTATGCCATTCGCAGTTATCTATATGTAGCGGTAAAACATAAAGTGGTCAATTATATCCGTAAAGACCATACCCGGAATAACTTTTATGAAAGGATAAAGATAGAAAGCCTGGATACTGTTTTTGTGGATTCTTCTTTAGAAGTAAAGGAGCTGATCGCGTTTATCCGGGATTTTACTTCGGATCTTCCGGACAAATGCCGGCAGGTATTTGAAATGAGCAGAACTGAGTACCTCAGTAATAAGGAAATTGCAAGCCGGTTAAATATTTCCGAAAAGACCGTAGAAACCCATCTGACTACCGCATTAAACAAGTTGAGAAAAAAAATGGGCAGGTCTTCTGCCTGGATGCTGTTCTTAAGCTAA
- a CDS encoding FecR family protein: MESAAYLKLLERIADGSATDEEISQYNFWISKAGNPAVSWEDVRLGDKNQIENELLARILLEIQQKPEVDKPVESNLVENDPIGKGFKLWKRLCIAASILLISGLSFYAINSRTLHLRPEETEIVNDIPPGTEQAILTLANGKKIVLDGAVNGKIAEQAGISITKTADGQLVYELTESTKKNRGSTENDFNTITTPRGGQYQLNLPDGTRVWLNAASSLKYPIRFGERNREVELQGEGYFEVSKDPSRPFKVKSGTQELEVLGTHFNINSYSDDPARKTTLMEGSVRISSKLWKQPKVLLPGQQAIASNDGVKVIEVNAEEILDWKNGNFVFQDEPLESIMKKVARWYDVEVSYQGAPADLTFTGVVSRTKNISAVLNALDKTGKVHFKVEGKKVTVL, encoded by the coding sequence ATGGAAAGCGCAGCTTACTTAAAATTATTAGAACGGATTGCCGATGGTTCTGCCACAGATGAGGAAATTAGTCAGTATAATTTCTGGATCAGTAAGGCAGGAAATCCAGCGGTTTCCTGGGAAGATGTGCGGCTAGGGGATAAAAATCAGATCGAAAATGAGCTGCTCGCTAGAATCCTGTTGGAAATCCAGCAGAAACCAGAGGTAGATAAACCTGTAGAAAGCAATCTTGTAGAAAATGATCCAATAGGAAAAGGGTTTAAGCTGTGGAAAAGGCTTTGTATTGCCGCTTCCATTCTGCTGATTTCGGGATTGTCTTTTTATGCGATTAATTCTCGTACACTTCATTTGAGGCCGGAAGAAACAGAAATCGTCAACGACATTCCACCGGGTACTGAACAGGCCATACTGACGCTGGCGAACGGTAAAAAAATTGTACTGGATGGCGCGGTGAATGGGAAAATTGCAGAGCAGGCAGGGATCAGTATTACCAAAACTGCGGATGGACAGCTGGTTTATGAATTAACGGAAAGCACTAAAAAGAATAGGGGTTCTACTGAGAATGATTTTAACACGATTACTACCCCAAGAGGAGGGCAGTATCAATTGAACCTGCCAGATGGTACGCGCGTTTGGCTGAATGCGGCTTCTTCGCTGAAATATCCAATTCGTTTTGGGGAGAGAAACCGGGAGGTAGAACTTCAAGGGGAGGGCTATTTTGAAGTGTCTAAAGATCCTTCCAGGCCTTTTAAAGTGAAATCTGGCACACAAGAACTAGAGGTATTGGGCACGCATTTCAACATCAATAGCTATAGTGATGATCCAGCAAGGAAAACCACTTTGATGGAAGGTTCAGTCCGCATCAGTTCTAAACTATGGAAACAGCCAAAAGTACTGCTGCCGGGTCAGCAGGCCATTGCCAGCAATGATGGCGTAAAAGTGATCGAGGTGAATGCTGAGGAAATACTGGACTGGAAGAATGGGAATTTCGTCTTTCAGGACGAGCCATTGGAAAGTATCATGAAAAAAGTGGCCCGATGGTATGATGTGGAGGTCAGCTATCAGGGAGCTCCCGCCGACCTGACTTTTACCGGTGTCGTATCGAGAACCAAAAATATATCCGCGGTATTAAATGCACTGGATAAAACGGGGAAGGTTCATTTTAAAGTAGAAGGGAAGAAAGTAACCGTATTATAA